One window of Flexivirga oryzae genomic DNA carries:
- a CDS encoding MFS transporter produces the protein MQSPSPEAVASGRDKTLLATASVAVALAAADTYVVVLALQDMMNGVGLGVDALQKATPIISGFLLGYIAMLPLIGRLADLVDRQRILLACLALFVVGSAVTAISADLPVMVTGRFLQGIGGGGLVPATLALVADIWPPGKRGTPFGVVGAVQEIGSVVGPLLGALILAVSDWRMIFWLNGLLGILLAVGVAVTGGPRGGERVGSQLPWWWHAVTGLAALATVAVLGLALWAPESLTTSIRWGGPFVPYGDHTARLLTPIGVWGLAALVVLLALSVRYWWPIVRRVDVLGALLIAIALGALVLTFAASNPEKQVVGPLGWWLLPVAAVAAALCVWRQRTTRNPLIAKGVVVGRVRPALLVSICVGTAIVAIVVDIPVLARLTVTTSQTTAALVLLRFLVAVPIGALVGGWLLRRLGPAWIAAPGLLVTGLALLQMSTWDADALHSWLLPTAMLVLAGLGVGLAIAPVNDAALHDAPQDAHGVASSLLVVARMVGMVVGLALLTAIGLHRFYGRVQSLHNPTKAQVTDAGVLQVQTVFLGAAVVALVAAAVAMLLGRHVHRVAERADQLAEPVNS, from the coding sequence TTGCAGTCTCCAAGCCCTGAGGCGGTCGCCTCCGGCCGCGACAAGACGCTGCTCGCGACCGCGTCGGTGGCCGTGGCGCTCGCCGCCGCCGACACCTATGTCGTCGTGCTGGCGCTGCAGGACATGATGAACGGCGTCGGCCTGGGGGTCGACGCGCTGCAGAAGGCGACGCCGATCATCTCCGGCTTCCTGCTGGGCTACATCGCGATGCTGCCGTTGATCGGTCGGCTCGCCGACCTGGTCGACCGGCAACGGATCCTGTTGGCCTGCCTGGCGCTCTTCGTGGTGGGCTCGGCGGTGACCGCGATCTCCGCCGACCTCCCGGTGATGGTCACCGGGCGGTTCCTGCAGGGCATCGGCGGCGGCGGCCTGGTGCCCGCGACACTCGCCCTGGTCGCCGACATCTGGCCGCCCGGTAAACGCGGCACGCCGTTCGGGGTCGTCGGTGCGGTGCAGGAGATCGGCAGCGTGGTCGGGCCGTTGCTCGGCGCGCTGATCCTGGCCGTCTCCGACTGGCGAATGATCTTCTGGCTCAACGGTTTGCTGGGCATCCTGCTCGCCGTCGGTGTCGCCGTGACCGGCGGTCCCCGGGGTGGCGAACGCGTCGGGTCGCAGCTGCCCTGGTGGTGGCACGCCGTGACCGGGCTCGCGGCGCTCGCGACGGTCGCCGTCCTCGGGCTGGCGTTGTGGGCGCCCGAGTCGCTCACCACCTCGATCCGGTGGGGCGGCCCGTTCGTGCCCTACGGCGACCACACGGCGCGACTGCTCACCCCGATCGGGGTGTGGGGACTGGCCGCGCTGGTCGTCCTCCTGGCGTTGTCGGTGCGGTACTGGTGGCCGATCGTGCGCCGGGTCGACGTGCTCGGCGCGTTGCTGATCGCGATCGCGCTCGGCGCGCTCGTCCTGACCTTCGCCGCGTCCAACCCGGAGAAGCAGGTCGTCGGCCCGCTGGGCTGGTGGCTGCTGCCGGTCGCCGCGGTCGCCGCTGCGCTGTGTGTATGGCGTCAGCGGACGACACGAAACCCGTTGATCGCCAAGGGCGTTGTGGTCGGCAGGGTACGCCCGGCGCTCCTCGTGTCGATCTGCGTGGGTACGGCCATCGTGGCGATCGTCGTCGACATACCGGTGCTGGCGCGGCTGACCGTGACCACGTCGCAGACCACGGCCGCCCTCGTGCTGCTGCGCTTCCTGGTCGCGGTGCCGATCGGCGCCCTCGTCGGCGGCTGGCTGCTCCGGCGCCTCGGGCCGGCCTGGATCGCCGCCCCCGGGCTGCTGGTGACCGGCCTCGCGTTGCTGCAGATGTCCACCTGGGACGCCGACGCACTCCACTCGTGGCTGCTGCCGACCGCCATGCTGGTGCTCGCCGGTCTCGGCGTCGGGCTGGCCATCGCCCCGGTCAACGACGCGGCGTTGCACGACGCGCCACAGGACGCGCACGGCGTCGCGTCCTCGCTGCTGGTGGTCGCGCGGATGGTGGGGATGGTCGTCGGCCTGGCGTTGCTGACCGCGATCGGGCTGCACCGGTTCTACGGGCGGGTGCAGTCGCTGCACAACCCGACCAAGGCGCAGGTGACCGACGCCGGCGTGCTGCAGGTGCAGACGGTGTTCCTCGGCGCAGCGGTCGTGGCGCTGGTGGCGGCCGCGGTCGCGATGCTGCTCGGCCGGCACGTGCACCGGGTGGCCGAGCGGGCGGATCAGCTTGCCGAGCCGGTGAATTCGTAG
- the pyrE gene encoding orotate phosphoribosyltransferase, which translates to MSEELALAKQELLEQIKAQAIVHGKVTLSSGKEADYYVDLRRITLSGVSAPLVGQVMLDLTAHLSYDAVGGLTMGADPVATAMLHAAAAQGRALDAFVVRKAGKAHGLQQRIEGPSIKGRRVVVVEDTSTTGASALEAVAAVQEAGAEVVAVAVIADRSTGARERIEQAGVSYLTAYGLADLGLA; encoded by the coding sequence GTGAGCGAGGAGTTGGCGTTGGCCAAGCAGGAGTTGTTGGAGCAGATCAAGGCACAGGCCATCGTGCACGGGAAGGTCACGTTGTCCTCCGGCAAAGAGGCGGACTACTACGTCGACCTGCGCCGGATCACCCTGAGCGGTGTCTCGGCGCCACTGGTCGGTCAGGTGATGCTGGACCTCACCGCCCACCTCTCGTATGACGCCGTCGGCGGTCTCACCATGGGCGCGGACCCGGTGGCGACCGCCATGCTGCACGCCGCCGCGGCGCAGGGGCGCGCGCTCGACGCCTTCGTCGTCCGCAAGGCCGGCAAGGCGCACGGTCTGCAGCAGCGCATCGAGGGCCCGTCGATCAAGGGCCGGCGCGTCGTCGTCGTCGAGGACACCTCCACGACCGGCGCCTCCGCGCTCGAAGCCGTCGCCGCTGTGCAGGAGGCGGGTGCCGAGGTGGTCGCCGTCGCGGTAATCGCCGACCGGTCGACGGGTGCGCGCGAGCGCATCGAGCAGGCGGGTGTGTCCTATCTCACGGCCTACGGGCTGGCCGACCTCGGGCTCGCATAA
- a CDS encoding NAD(P)-dependent oxidoreductase has protein sequence MKVAVIGASGMVGSRVVAELVGRGHTVTGVTRSGTQVPGATSAQGDLGDADFVRSLAADHDVIVSATGPSRTGEDHQIWLDALQTAETNAGDSRLFVVGGAGSLLVDGGRLVDQPGFPEAYKPEALTAAKALEAIRQAPDGLDWVFLSPAPEIAPGERTGNYKTADDSPAGEHISAEDFAVAIADEIEQPKHRRARFTVAN, from the coding sequence ATGAAGGTTGCAGTCATCGGAGCCAGCGGCATGGTGGGTTCGCGCGTCGTCGCGGAGCTCGTCGGTCGCGGTCACACCGTCACGGGCGTCACCCGGTCGGGCACGCAGGTGCCGGGCGCCACGAGCGCCCAGGGCGACCTCGGCGACGCCGACTTCGTCCGGTCGCTCGCCGCGGACCACGACGTCATCGTGTCCGCCACCGGCCCGAGCCGCACCGGCGAGGACCACCAGATCTGGCTCGACGCGTTGCAGACCGCCGAGACCAATGCCGGCGACAGCCGCCTCTTCGTCGTCGGCGGCGCCGGTTCGCTCCTGGTCGACGGCGGCCGCCTGGTCGACCAGCCGGGCTTCCCGGAGGCATACAAGCCGGAGGCGCTCACCGCCGCCAAGGCGCTGGAGGCCATCCGGCAGGCGCCCGACGGCCTCGACTGGGTGTTCCTCTCCCCCGCCCCCGAGATCGCGCCGGGCGAGCGGACCGGCAACTACAAGACCGCCGACGACTCGCCCGCCGGCGAGCACATCAGCGCCGAGGACTTCGCGGTCGCGATCGCCGACGAGATCGAGCAGCCGAAGCACCGCCGGGCCAGGTTCACGGTCGCCAACTGA
- a CDS encoding flavin-containing monooxygenase, whose product MSARVDHDLVIVGSGFSGIGMAIAAKNRGRDFVILEKGDEVGGTWRDNRYPGCECDVPSHLYSFSFELNPYWSKAYATADEIQDYLLYCVEKYGLREHVRLGSTVARMTYDEGLAAWHLTVTDRGGDSRQLVAGAVALGVGTLHEPKIPEIPGIEQFRGELMHTAAWDEGATMVGKRVGIVGTGCSAVQAIPHLAEDARHLTVFQRTPAWVLPKVDPAYPDWLIDQYEKRPWMMKAHRTKLRAAGDLRVGGFTRAPAALKAASKAALANMHSAVKDPELRRKLTPDYTMGCKRATLSNSYYPALARDDVTVETSLIERAWPGGVTTADGTDHDLDALVFATGFDVTGSYRHLHVTGLDGRTLDDDWATDIETYFGVTAPGYPNLFFLLGPNTVLGHTSVILMIEAQIGLVTRLLDERDTRGATAVQVRPEIVPAHMQQLDARSARSVWQEGGCSSWYLDEQGRNRILWPGSVGDYERKLAKPELIDYEFTGSAS is encoded by the coding sequence ATGAGTGCTCGCGTCGACCACGACCTGGTCATCGTCGGCTCCGGCTTCTCCGGGATCGGCATGGCGATCGCGGCGAAGAACCGCGGCCGCGACTTCGTCATCCTGGAGAAGGGCGACGAGGTCGGCGGCACCTGGCGTGACAACCGCTACCCGGGGTGCGAGTGCGACGTCCCCAGTCACCTCTACTCCTTCTCGTTCGAGCTCAACCCCTACTGGTCGAAGGCGTACGCGACCGCCGACGAGATCCAGGACTACCTGCTCTATTGCGTGGAGAAGTACGGGCTGCGCGAGCATGTGCGCCTCGGCAGCACCGTCGCCCGGATGACGTATGACGAGGGCCTGGCGGCCTGGCACCTGACCGTCACCGACCGCGGCGGCGACAGCCGCCAGCTCGTGGCCGGCGCGGTCGCGCTGGGCGTCGGCACGCTGCACGAGCCGAAGATCCCCGAGATCCCGGGCATCGAGCAGTTCCGCGGCGAACTCATGCACACCGCGGCCTGGGACGAGGGCGCGACGATGGTCGGCAAGCGGGTCGGCATCGTCGGCACCGGCTGCAGCGCCGTGCAGGCGATCCCGCACCTGGCGGAGGACGCGCGGCACCTCACGGTCTTCCAGCGCACTCCCGCCTGGGTGCTGCCGAAGGTCGACCCGGCATACCCCGACTGGCTCATCGACCAGTACGAGAAGCGCCCCTGGATGATGAAGGCACACCGCACCAAGCTGCGTGCCGCCGGTGACCTGCGGGTCGGTGGGTTCACCCGGGCACCGGCCGCGCTCAAGGCCGCCTCGAAAGCCGCTCTGGCCAATATGCATTCGGCGGTCAAGGATCCCGAGCTGCGCCGCAAGCTGACCCCTGACTACACGATGGGGTGCAAGCGCGCGACGCTGTCCAACAGCTACTACCCGGCGCTCGCGCGCGACGACGTGACGGTGGAGACCTCGCTGATCGAGCGCGCCTGGCCGGGTGGCGTGACGACGGCTGACGGCACCGACCACGACCTCGACGCACTCGTGTTCGCAACGGGCTTCGACGTCACCGGGTCCTACCGGCACCTGCACGTCACCGGCCTCGACGGACGCACCCTGGACGACGACTGGGCGACCGACATCGAGACCTACTTCGGGGTGACTGCGCCCGGCTACCCCAACCTGTTCTTCCTGCTCGGCCCCAACACGGTGCTGGGCCACACGTCCGTCATCCTGATGATCGAGGCGCAGATCGGTCTGGTGACCCGGCTGCTCGACGAGCGCGACACGCGTGGCGCGACGGCGGTGCAGGTGCGCCCGGAGATCGTTCCGGCGCACATGCAGCAACTGGACGCGCGCAGCGCCCGGTCGGTGTGGCAGGAGGGCGGCTGCAGCAGCTGGTACCTCGACGAGCAGGGCCGCAACCGCATCCTGTGGCCCGGCAGCGTCGGCGATTACGAGCGCAAGCTGGCCAAGCCGGAGCTGATCGACTACGAATTCACCGGCTCGGCAAGCTGA
- a CDS encoding AGE family epimerase/isomerase: protein MPELPAQRATIRDVAPQLRAEADRLLDFALKSQVEHGFGWLDDAGGLLDRPLELWVTCRMTHSAALGLLTGRTEFAAMVDHGVGALRTAFRDAEHGGWFARIDAATGAVVDGSKEAYAHAFVLLAASSAVVAGRPGAAELLDEARRVHEAHFWLEAKTRVRESFSADWATAEPYLGINSVMHTVEAFLAVHDVTGETLYLDRAEAMTRQMAGWARTRDWRIPEHFDGNGAVLPEYNRDRPTDPFRPYGATVGHGLEWSRLALSVVAARRTRGASYNSDVLVAAATGLAERAVADGWAADGADGFGYTTDWAGRPVVRARLHWVVCEAIAAAYAMHEETGDERWAGDIVTWWRYAQQYLIDTAQGSWHHELSAGNQVAHETWEGKPDVYHALQMCLLVGDGLPLAPSFATALAARRRN, encoded by the coding sequence ATGCCCGAGCTACCCGCGCAGCGCGCGACCATCAGGGACGTCGCCCCGCAGCTGCGTGCGGAGGCGGATCGGTTGCTGGACTTCGCGCTGAAGTCGCAGGTCGAGCACGGCTTCGGTTGGCTGGACGACGCGGGTGGGCTGCTCGACCGGCCGCTGGAGCTGTGGGTGACCTGCCGTATGACGCACTCGGCCGCCCTCGGTCTGCTGACCGGCCGGACGGAGTTCGCGGCGATGGTCGACCACGGGGTGGGTGCGCTGCGGACGGCGTTCCGGGACGCGGAGCACGGCGGCTGGTTCGCCCGGATCGACGCCGCCACCGGCGCCGTGGTCGACGGGTCCAAGGAGGCCTACGCGCACGCGTTCGTGCTGCTGGCCGCCAGCAGCGCCGTCGTCGCGGGCCGGCCGGGCGCCGCGGAACTGCTCGACGAGGCGCGGCGGGTGCACGAGGCCCACTTCTGGCTCGAGGCGAAGACCCGGGTGCGGGAGTCGTTCTCGGCCGACTGGGCGACCGCGGAGCCCTACCTCGGCATCAATTCGGTCATGCACACCGTCGAGGCGTTCCTGGCGGTGCACGACGTCACCGGCGAGACGCTCTACCTGGACCGCGCCGAGGCGATGACCCGGCAGATGGCCGGCTGGGCGCGGACGCGTGACTGGCGCATCCCGGAGCACTTCGACGGCAACGGCGCCGTGCTGCCGGAGTACAACCGTGACCGTCCGACGGACCCGTTCCGGCCGTACGGCGCGACGGTCGGTCACGGCCTGGAGTGGTCGCGCCTTGCCCTCTCGGTCGTGGCGGCGCGCAGAACGCGCGGGGCGTCATACAACTCGGACGTGCTGGTGGCGGCGGCGACCGGGCTCGCCGAGCGTGCGGTCGCCGACGGGTGGGCGGCAGATGGCGCGGACGGTTTCGGCTACACGACCGACTGGGCCGGCCGGCCCGTGGTGCGCGCCCGGCTGCACTGGGTGGTCTGTGAGGCGATCGCCGCGGCATACGCCATGCACGAGGAGACCGGTGACGAGCGGTGGGCCGGCGACATCGTCACCTGGTGGCGTTACGCGCAGCAGTACCTGATCGACACCGCGCAGGGCTCGTGGCACCACGAACTGTCGGCGGGCAACCAGGTCGCGCACGAGACGTGGGAGGGCAAACCGGACGTCTACCACGCGCTGCAGATGTGCCTGCTCGTCGGCGACGGGTTGCCCCTCGCCCCCTCCTTCGCGACGGCCCTCGCCGCCCGACGCCGCAACTGA
- a CDS encoding SDR family NAD(P)-dependent oxidoreductase has translation MATALVTGASAGIGRTFATQLAARGHDLVLVARTTSRLERLKAELEQQHSVSVEVLPADLSDRLDMQLVADRLADPDRPVDLLVNNAGFGLKKPFLAGEIRDEEEMLTVLVRAVMVLSHAAALSMRQRGNGAIVNVSSVAGYLASGTYSAAKSWVTVFSEGLASELRGTGVTVTALCPGFTRTEFHERAGIKGHGIPDFMWLQADSLVKACLEDVDRGKVISIPGPQYKVAATALRVLPRPIVRAGKLARKHRPQ, from the coding sequence ATGGCCACCGCACTCGTCACCGGCGCGAGCGCCGGTATCGGCAGGACCTTCGCCACCCAACTCGCAGCACGCGGTCACGACCTCGTGCTCGTCGCGCGCACCACGAGCCGCCTGGAGCGGTTGAAGGCCGAGCTCGAGCAGCAGCACTCGGTGTCGGTCGAGGTGCTCCCCGCCGACCTGTCCGACCGGCTCGACATGCAGCTGGTCGCGGACCGGCTCGCCGACCCGGACCGGCCGGTCGACCTGCTCGTCAACAACGCCGGTTTCGGGTTGAAGAAGCCGTTCCTGGCGGGCGAGATCCGCGACGAGGAGGAGATGCTGACCGTGCTGGTCCGGGCGGTCATGGTGCTCTCCCACGCCGCCGCCCTGTCGATGCGGCAGCGCGGGAACGGCGCGATCGTCAATGTCTCGTCGGTGGCCGGCTACCTCGCATCGGGCACCTACTCGGCGGCCAAGTCCTGGGTCACCGTCTTCTCCGAGGGCCTGGCCAGTGAACTGCGCGGCACCGGAGTGACGGTGACCGCGCTCTGCCCCGGTTTCACCCGCACCGAGTTCCACGAGCGCGCCGGCATCAAGGGCCACGGCATCCCGGACTTCATGTGGCTGCAGGCGGATTCGCTGGTGAAGGCGTGCCTGGAAGATGTCGACCGCGGGAAGGTCATCTCCATCCCCGGCCCGCAGTACAAGGTGGCCGCGACCGCGCTGCGGGTGCTGCCACGTCCGATCGTGCGGGCCGGCAAGCTCGCCCGCAAGCACCGTCCCCAGTGA
- a CDS encoding LppX_LprAFG lipoprotein, translating into MRRTLTATGTVALAATIALTGCSSGSSKKDAPSGGTSAAAVTPAATLAKAKQTLDDTSGVHLNLTSAKVPAKQNGLISGEGDGSHAPAFKGKIGVRIAVAGTISVPVVAVDGMVWAKTPLSPKMSKVDPKQFGAPDPAQIFAKDGGFSSLLVATKSPKFGAKKRDGKDIAQTVTGTLPGSVIKKTLSFGKADQTYDAVYLITDSGELRSAQLTGEFYQGTNDTSYTVEFSKYGEKVAVSKP; encoded by the coding sequence ATGCGACGTACTCTGACCGCCACCGGCACTGTCGCTCTCGCGGCCACGATCGCGCTGACCGGCTGCAGTAGCGGCAGCAGCAAGAAGGACGCCCCGTCCGGCGGCACCTCCGCTGCTGCGGTGACTCCCGCGGCGACGCTCGCGAAGGCGAAGCAGACGTTGGACGACACCTCGGGGGTGCACCTCAACCTGACCTCGGCGAAGGTGCCGGCCAAGCAGAACGGCCTGATCAGCGGTGAGGGCGACGGTTCCCACGCTCCGGCGTTCAAGGGCAAGATCGGGGTGCGGATAGCGGTCGCCGGCACCATCAGCGTGCCGGTCGTCGCGGTCGACGGCATGGTGTGGGCCAAGACCCCGCTCAGCCCGAAGATGTCCAAGGTCGACCCGAAGCAGTTCGGCGCACCCGACCCGGCACAGATCTTCGCCAAGGACGGCGGTTTCTCGTCCCTGCTGGTCGCGACCAAGTCACCGAAGTTCGGCGCCAAGAAGCGCGACGGCAAGGACATCGCGCAGACGGTCACCGGCACGCTCCCGGGCTCGGTCATCAAGAAGACGCTCAGCTTCGGCAAGGCGGACCAGACCTACGACGCCGTCTACCTCATCACCGACTCGGGCGAGTTGCGTTCGGCGCAGCTGACGGGTGAGTTCTACCAGGGTACCAATGACACATCATACACCGTCGAGTTCAGCAAGTACGGCGAGAAGGTTGCAGTCTCCAAGCCCTGA
- a CDS encoding MFS transporter, with product MALATDLEAGGRRVAPGVIIGPGRWISGWNPEAPAQWEEFGRRTAQRNLALSVFTEFLGFGVFAIWSVVVPLLPKYGYTGASALSDPQQFWLISIPTLVGASLRIPYSFMVTRFGGRNWTVVSALLLLLPTIGLALAIGQHAGFPVLLAMATLAGVGGGNFASSMTNISFFYPAAEKGKALGINAAGGNLGTAAVQFAAPVIVTAGAGVSVGHPNVPVVGWVFVPLVVLAAIAAWLRMDNLAEARSEPGTYAAATRSRHTWILSFIYFGTFGSFIGFSGVFPKLMNDAFPGRGTYALLGVGMTMAFLGALVGSMSRPLGGIVADRVGGWRVTVGSFTAMALGAAGVAIALSAKSFGWFMVAFLWMFTWTGIGNGSIYRMIPAVFARSAGSSTREVAVARKVAAGAIGIVGAVGALGGFVIPQVFSLSKSATHGAAHPTGTIVPALWAILACYLLMAVVTWAVYGRKGSGTEPV from the coding sequence ATGGCGCTCGCGACGGATCTCGAGGCCGGCGGCCGCCGGGTCGCACCCGGTGTCATCATCGGCCCCGGACGGTGGATCTCCGGCTGGAACCCGGAGGCCCCCGCGCAGTGGGAGGAGTTCGGCCGCCGGACCGCACAGCGCAATCTCGCGTTGTCGGTGTTCACCGAGTTCCTCGGCTTCGGCGTCTTCGCGATCTGGAGCGTCGTGGTGCCGCTGCTGCCGAAATACGGTTACACCGGGGCGTCGGCGCTCTCCGACCCCCAGCAGTTCTGGCTGATCTCGATCCCGACGCTGGTCGGCGCAAGTCTGCGGATCCCGTACTCGTTCATGGTGACCCGCTTCGGCGGGCGCAACTGGACGGTCGTCTCTGCGCTGCTGTTGCTCCTGCCGACGATCGGGCTGGCGCTGGCGATCGGTCAGCACGCCGGCTTCCCGGTGCTGCTGGCGATGGCGACCCTCGCCGGGGTCGGCGGTGGCAACTTCGCGTCGTCGATGACCAACATCTCGTTCTTCTACCCCGCCGCGGAGAAGGGCAAGGCGCTCGGGATCAACGCCGCGGGCGGCAATCTCGGCACCGCAGCGGTGCAGTTCGCGGCGCCGGTGATCGTCACCGCCGGTGCCGGCGTCTCCGTCGGCCACCCGAACGTGCCCGTGGTGGGCTGGGTCTTCGTGCCGCTGGTGGTCCTGGCGGCGATCGCGGCGTGGCTCCGGATGGACAATCTCGCGGAGGCGCGTTCGGAGCCCGGCACGTATGCCGCGGCGACGCGTTCGCGGCACACCTGGATCCTGTCGTTCATCTACTTCGGGACGTTCGGATCGTTCATCGGCTTCTCCGGAGTCTTCCCCAAACTGATGAACGACGCCTTCCCCGGACGCGGAACGTATGCGCTGCTCGGCGTCGGTATGACGATGGCCTTCCTCGGCGCGCTGGTCGGCTCGATGTCGCGCCCGCTCGGCGGCATCGTCGCCGACCGGGTCGGCGGCTGGCGGGTCACGGTCGGCAGCTTCACGGCCATGGCGCTCGGTGCCGCCGGTGTCGCGATCGCATTGTCCGCCAAGAGTTTCGGCTGGTTCATGGTTGCCTTCTTGTGGATGTTCACCTGGACGGGGATCGGCAACGGCTCCATCTACCGGATGATCCCTGCCGTGTTCGCCCGTTCGGCCGGTAGCTCGACGCGGGAGGTGGCTGTCGCCCGCAAGGTCGCTGCCGGAGCGATCGGCATCGTCGGAGCGGTCGGCGCCCTCGGTGGATTCGTGATCCCGCAGGTCTTCTCGCTCTCGAAATCGGCGACGCACGGCGCCGCCCATCCGACGGGGACCATCGTGCCCGCGCTCTGGGCGATCCTCGCCTGCTACCTGCTGATGGCGGTCGTGACCTGGGCGGTGTACGGCCGCAAGGGTTCCGGGACGGAACCGGTATGA
- a CDS encoding exodeoxyribonuclease III, translated as MRIATWNVNSIRSRIDRAVGVLERHDLDVLLLQETKCRDDQFPEMPLSAAGYEVAMHGLNQWNGVAIISRVGLEDVTIGFPGMPSYGEPPVAEARAIGATCGGVRVWSLYVPNGREIGHAHYAYKLDWLTRLRDVAAGWLADDPQAQVVLAGDWNIAPLDEDVWDMAFFEGKTHVTDPERAAFRAVVDAGYADLVRPYTPGPGTYTYWDYTQLSFPKRRGMRIDFALGTPALAARVTDASIDREERKGKGASDHAPVIVTLAD; from the coding sequence GTGCGCATCGCGACCTGGAACGTCAACTCCATCCGCTCCCGCATCGACCGTGCCGTCGGGGTGCTGGAACGCCACGACCTGGACGTGCTGCTGCTCCAGGAGACCAAGTGCCGGGACGACCAGTTCCCCGAGATGCCGCTCTCGGCGGCCGGGTACGAGGTCGCGATGCACGGGCTCAACCAGTGGAACGGCGTCGCGATCATCTCCCGGGTCGGACTCGAGGACGTGACGATCGGCTTCCCCGGCATGCCGTCGTACGGCGAGCCGCCGGTCGCCGAGGCGCGCGCCATCGGCGCCACCTGCGGGGGCGTGCGGGTCTGGTCGCTCTACGTGCCGAACGGCCGGGAGATCGGCCACGCGCACTACGCCTACAAGCTCGACTGGCTCACCCGGCTGCGCGACGTCGCCGCCGGGTGGCTGGCGGACGACCCGCAGGCCCAGGTGGTGCTCGCCGGCGACTGGAACATCGCCCCGCTCGACGAGGACGTCTGGGACATGGCCTTCTTCGAGGGCAAGACCCACGTGACCGACCCCGAACGGGCCGCGTTCCGCGCCGTCGTCGACGCCGGGTATGCCGACCTCGTCCGCCCGTACACCCCCGGTCCGGGCACCTACACCTACTGGGACTACACGCAGCTGAGCTTCCCCAAGCGCCGTGGCATGCGCATCGACTTCGCGCTCGGCACCCCCGCGCTGGCGGCACGGGTCACGGACGCGTCGATCGACCGCGAGGAGCGCAAGGGCAAGGGCGCCTCCGATCACGCACCGGTCATCGTGACGCTGGCCGACTGA
- a CDS encoding winged helix-turn-helix transcriptional regulator — MTAAVSGWVGDGYDPQCPTRVLLDRVGDKWTVLVIGALADGPLRFTELRDRVGGVSGKVLTATLRALARDGLVIRTAYPQIPPRVEYSLTDLGRSLQTPLDVLRTWAEQHIAQVVAHREEFDEEHDQ, encoded by the coding sequence ATGACGGCAGCGGTCTCCGGCTGGGTCGGTGACGGCTACGACCCGCAGTGCCCGACCCGGGTGCTGCTGGACCGGGTCGGCGACAAATGGACGGTGCTGGTCATCGGGGCGCTCGCGGACGGCCCGCTGCGCTTCACCGAGCTGCGTGACCGGGTGGGTGGCGTGTCCGGGAAGGTGCTGACCGCGACGCTGCGGGCGCTCGCGCGCGACGGGCTCGTCATACGCACGGCATACCCGCAGATCCCGCCGCGGGTCGAGTACTCGCTGACCGACCTCGGGCGGTCCCTGCAGACGCCGCTGGACGTCCTGCGAACGTGGGCCGAGCAGCACATCGCGCAGGTGGTCGCCCACCGCGAGGAGTTCGACGAGGAGCACGACCAATAG
- a CDS encoding superinfection immunity protein, which translates to MTEDDESTVELRRQKAEEAASTQRLDATPQTQRLPQAAPAPYQAPYQPQQQYAPSTYQAPAGQYGPPPPAYPMQQYAPQPMMPPPPAYNSVVMTGRPPASGVVVAIAWILAVLSFLYLLPWAIAATRNKSNQGAIFLLNFFLGWSFIGWIVSLVMACSAEPQTNVVVVNHAPQYYR; encoded by the coding sequence ATGACAGAGGACGACGAGTCGACGGTCGAGCTGCGCCGGCAGAAGGCCGAGGAAGCGGCGAGCACGCAGCGCCTGGATGCGACGCCGCAGACCCAGCGCCTCCCGCAGGCAGCGCCGGCGCCGTACCAGGCGCCGTACCAGCCGCAGCAGCAGTACGCCCCGAGCACTTACCAGGCGCCCGCCGGCCAGTACGGTCCCCCGCCGCCCGCCTACCCGATGCAGCAGTACGCGCCGCAGCCGATGATGCCGCCGCCCCCGGCATACAACTCGGTCGTGATGACCGGCCGGCCGCCCGCCTCCGGTGTGGTGGTCGCGATCGCCTGGATCCTGGCGGTGCTGTCCTTCCTCTACCTGCTGCCGTGGGCGATCGCCGCGACCCGCAACAAGTCCAACCAGGGCGCGATCTTCCTGCTCAACTTCTTCCTCGGCTGGTCGTTCATCGGCTGGATCGTCTCGCTCGTGATGGCGTGCAGCGCCGAACCGCAGACCAACGTGGTGGTCGTCAACCACGCGCCGCAGTACTACCGCTGA